Proteins encoded together in one Halothermothrix orenii H 168 window:
- the polA gene encoding DNA polymerase I has protein sequence MKKKLYLLDGQSLAHRAFYALPLLSTSRGEYTNAVFGFTRMLLKLLDEEKPDLIAVAFDKKAPTFRHKEYKEYKAHRKKMPEELKPQLSLIKEVLKSFSIPIIEIEGFEADDIIGTMARKGEEEGFEVVIVTGDRDALQLVTEDVSVMYTKRGISDIVRYDLNKVRERYELEPQQLIDMKGLMGDSSDNIPGVPGIGEKTAIKLLKEFSSLEEILDNIDKVSGKKRKENLQKYADQARLSKRLGEIKVDVPLDVELDECHLGKFHKKNIRELFERLEFASLLNRFKEKTSISIDDISVKELDRKGLENICDKARNLGKLGLTLRLNNYTTPVRAHASQGIISLGEGNLYIFTDINEAISILKPILTDISVKKYILNSKECTVFLKKHDIELEGLVFDPLLAYYLLKPSGKLPGLRDLLDQELSLSLPEDIKEDNLYLVFMDNIFKLAEGMVPKLEDMELIELFNDIEIPLITVLAELEYNGIKVDAEYLESLSRKWEEELNGLESKIHELAGEKFNINSPKQLGGILFEKLGLPVIKKTKTGYSTGAKVLEKLEDKHPIIPLISEYRQLMKLKSTYVDALPPMINPDTGRLHTSFNQMVTATGRLSSTEPNLQNIPVRTDEGREIRRAFITENEDWVLLAADYSQIELRVLAHISDDEGLKAAFNTGQDIHTQTASEVFEVEPDEVTPNMRRHAKVINFGIAYGMSPYGLARDLGISRQEASDYINKYFERFTGVKDYMERVVTEAKTKGYVTTIFNRRRYIPEINSRNYHRRSFAERTAINTPIQGTAADIMKLAMIKVYNRLKENGSPARILLQVHDELILEVPREDLTEMARIVKSEMEKAVDMKVPLVVNLESGPNWLNKEELDIE, from the coding sequence GTGAAGAAAAAGCTTTATTTGCTGGATGGACAAAGCCTGGCCCACAGGGCTTTTTATGCATTGCCCCTGCTTTCAACTTCCCGGGGGGAGTATACTAATGCTGTGTTTGGATTTACCAGGATGTTATTAAAACTACTTGACGAGGAAAAACCTGATTTAATTGCGGTTGCCTTTGATAAAAAGGCCCCTACCTTCCGACATAAGGAATATAAAGAATACAAGGCTCATCGCAAAAAGATGCCGGAAGAATTAAAACCACAGCTGTCTTTAATTAAAGAAGTACTTAAATCTTTTAGTATTCCCATTATTGAAATTGAGGGTTTTGAGGCCGATGATATTATAGGGACAATGGCACGAAAGGGGGAAGAGGAGGGATTTGAGGTCGTTATTGTAACCGGTGACCGGGATGCCCTCCAGCTGGTTACAGAAGATGTTTCTGTAATGTATACCAAAAGAGGCATATCAGATATTGTAAGGTATGATTTAAATAAGGTAAGGGAAAGGTACGAACTGGAACCTCAACAGCTTATCGATATGAAGGGTTTGATGGGAGATAGTTCTGACAATATTCCCGGTGTTCCTGGTATCGGTGAAAAGACGGCCATAAAGTTATTAAAGGAGTTTTCTTCACTGGAAGAGATCCTTGACAATATTGATAAGGTCTCCGGTAAAAAGCGGAAGGAAAACCTCCAAAAATATGCTGATCAGGCCCGGCTTAGTAAGAGACTGGGTGAAATAAAGGTTGATGTTCCCCTGGATGTAGAACTTGACGAGTGCCACCTTGGTAAGTTCCATAAAAAGAACATCAGGGAGTTATTTGAAAGACTTGAGTTTGCCAGTCTATTGAACAGGTTTAAAGAGAAAACGAGTATTAGTATTGATGATATCTCTGTAAAAGAACTGGACAGGAAGGGGCTTGAAAATATCTGTGATAAAGCCCGGAATTTGGGAAAATTGGGGTTAACCTTAAGGCTTAATAATTATACTACCCCTGTCCGGGCTCATGCCAGCCAGGGAATAATTTCCCTGGGGGAAGGAAACCTTTACATCTTTACTGATATAAATGAGGCCATAAGTATTTTAAAACCTATTTTGACAGATATTAGTGTTAAGAAATATATTTTAAATTCCAAGGAATGTACTGTATTTTTAAAAAAACACGATATCGAGTTAGAAGGGCTTGTTTTTGATCCTTTACTGGCATATTACCTCCTCAAACCATCGGGTAAACTACCCGGCCTCAGGGACTTACTGGATCAGGAGTTAAGCCTGTCTCTACCTGAGGACATAAAAGAAGATAATCTGTATCTTGTTTTCATGGATAATATCTTCAAACTGGCTGAGGGTATGGTTCCTAAACTTGAGGATATGGAGCTTATAGAATTATTTAATGATATTGAAATACCTTTAATTACAGTTTTAGCAGAACTGGAGTATAATGGTATCAAAGTTGATGCTGAATACCTTGAAAGCCTTTCCCGAAAATGGGAAGAAGAACTAAATGGACTGGAGAGTAAAATCCATGAGCTTGCCGGTGAAAAGTTCAATATTAATTCACCCAAACAGCTCGGGGGAATTCTCTTTGAAAAACTGGGGCTCCCGGTGATAAAGAAAACAAAGACTGGTTATTCTACAGGGGCTAAGGTCCTGGAAAAGCTGGAAGATAAACATCCGATAATACCCTTGATTTCTGAATACAGGCAGCTTATGAAGTTGAAGTCAACCTATGTTGATGCCCTGCCTCCGATGATTAACCCCGATACCGGGCGGCTCCACACCAGTTTTAATCAGATGGTTACTGCAACCGGGAGGTTAAGCAGTACTGAACCCAACCTTCAGAATATTCCTGTAAGGACTGATGAGGGTCGAGAAATTAGACGGGCCTTTATTACAGAAAATGAAGACTGGGTCCTTCTGGCAGCAGATTATTCCCAGATAGAATTGAGGGTACTGGCCCATATCAGTGATGATGAAGGTTTAAAGGCAGCCTTTAACACCGGTCAGGATATTCATACCCAGACCGCCAGTGAGGTTTTTGAAGTTGAACCTGATGAAGTAACTCCAAATATGAGGCGGCATGCCAAGGTTATTAACTTCGGTATTGCTTATGGAATGAGCCCGTATGGACTGGCCCGGGACCTGGGTATTTCTAGACAGGAGGCCAGTGATTATATAAATAAATATTTTGAGAGGTTTACCGGGGTAAAAGATTATATGGAAAGGGTTGTAACTGAGGCCAAAACTAAAGGTTATGTAACCACTATTTTTAACCGGAGACGGTATATTCCCGAAATTAATAGTCGTAATTACCACCGGCGTTCATTTGCTGAAAGAACAGCAATAAATACTCCCATTCAGGGTACTGCTGCTGATATTATGAAACTGGCCATGATAAAAGTTTATAATCGTCTTAAAGAAAATGGCTCCCCGGCCCGGATTTTACTCCAGGTTCATGATGAGCTAATTCTTGAGGTGCCCCGGGAGGACCTTACTGAAATGGCCCGGATTGTTAAATCAGAGATGGAAAAAGCAGTTGATATGAAAGTCCCACTTGTGGTTAACTTGGAGAGTGGTCCCAACTGGCTTAATAAAGAGGAATTAGATATAGAGTAA
- the mutM gene encoding bifunctional DNA-formamidopyrimidine glycosylase/DNA-(apurinic or apyrimidinic site) lyase — protein sequence MPELPEVETVVRGLKELIKGVKINKVIIRETKLLVYPDPDTFIDLVEGSRVIDVLRRGKYILIKLDNNRFLVFHLKMTGQLVVYERNNKYDKHTHFVFELEDGRDLRFNNMRKFGRVYLVTKGEFDKAGSLADLGPEPLSDEFTVDEFADIIKRRKGNIKGLLLNQKFIAGLGNIYADEALFEAGISPERKADSLDDSEIERLYHAIRKVLKMGIKYGGTSMKDYVNARGRIGEFQNKLKVYRKTGEECVNCGHEIQKKVIRGRSSHYCPGCQK from the coding sequence TTGCCTGAATTACCGGAAGTGGAAACGGTAGTTAGAGGTTTAAAGGAATTAATAAAAGGGGTTAAAATAAATAAAGTTATCATTAGAGAGACGAAGTTGCTTGTGTATCCTGACCCCGATACTTTTATCGACCTTGTAGAGGGGAGCCGGGTAATTGATGTTTTAAGAAGGGGTAAATATATATTAATAAAACTTGATAATAACAGGTTCCTGGTTTTCCATCTCAAGATGACCGGCCAGCTGGTAGTGTATGAAAGAAATAATAAATATGATAAACATACCCATTTTGTTTTTGAACTTGAGGATGGTCGGGACCTGAGATTTAATAATATGAGAAAGTTCGGGCGGGTTTATCTGGTAACAAAAGGGGAATTTGATAAAGCCGGATCCCTGGCCGATCTTGGTCCAGAACCCCTGTCAGATGAGTTTACTGTAGATGAATTTGCCGATATAATAAAAAGGAGAAAGGGCAATATAAAGGGCCTCCTGCTCAATCAAAAATTTATCGCTGGTCTGGGTAATATTTATGCAGATGAAGCCCTCTTTGAGGCCGGTATATCACCTGAAAGGAAGGCTGACTCCCTTGATGATAGTGAAATAGAGAGACTGTACCATGCCATCCGCAAAGTCCTGAAGATGGGAATTAAGTATGGTGGCACATCAATGAAGGATTATGTAAATGCCCGGGGTCGAATAGGTGAATTTCAGAATAAATTAAAAGTTTACCGTAAAACCGGAGAAGAATGTGTAAACTGTGGCCATGAAATTCAAAAAAAAGTCATCAGGGGAAGAAGTAGCCACTACTGTCCTGGATGTCAGAAGTAA
- the ytaF gene encoding sporulation membrane protein YtaF has product MEFWTVCILAIAISVDGFSVGLTYGLRKIKFDLIPLLINSVISALAVYITGTLGNSLAGLIEQEMAETLGGIMLIIVGGWLVYSNIIDYNRNNSSPKKLIHKDSEGAQLVWSLNLKPLGIIINILREPVKADFDNSGSINQFEALMLGLALALDAVGAGLGAGLAGFFKPYISLIIGVMTLLFSGVGFYLGSLLDGMLPGKLEVMPGLVIMFLGFLRFF; this is encoded by the coding sequence ATGGAATTCTGGACAGTTTGTATCCTGGCTATTGCTATCAGTGTTGATGGTTTCAGTGTGGGATTGACCTATGGCTTAAGAAAGATTAAATTTGATCTAATCCCCCTGTTAATAAACAGTGTGATTTCTGCCCTTGCAGTCTACATTACCGGTACTCTGGGAAACAGCCTGGCCGGTTTAATTGAGCAGGAAATGGCCGAAACCCTGGGTGGAATCATGCTTATAATTGTAGGGGGCTGGCTTGTTTATTCCAATATAATAGATTATAATAGAAATAACTCCTCACCTAAAAAATTGATACATAAAGATAGTGAGGGGGCTCAACTGGTCTGGTCTTTAAATTTAAAACCCCTGGGGATTATTATTAATATCCTCAGGGAACCGGTAAAGGCTGACTTTGATAATTCAGGCTCCATAAATCAGTTTGAAGCATTGATGCTCGGCCTGGCTCTGGCTTTAGATGCAGTTGGGGCCGGGTTAGGGGCCGGACTGGCCGGTTTTTTTAAACCATATATTTCACTTATTATCGGGGTTATGACCCTGTTGTTTTCCGGGGTTGGTTTTTACCTGGGAAGCCTGCTTGATGGTATGTTACCGGGTAAGCTTGAGGTGATGCCCGGCCTTGTTATCATGTTTCTAGGTTTTTTAAGATTTTTTTGA
- the coaE gene encoding dephospho-CoA kinase (Dephospho-CoA kinase (CoaE) performs the final step in coenzyme A biosynthesis.), which produces MIIGLTGGIASGKSTVSNILKELGACIIDADRIAHKILKKGQPGWRGVVGYFGTDIIDDKGEIDRKKLGKLVFNKPEERKKLEKITHPIIISQIKDEIVSLKNKCNLIILDAPLLFEANLDRLVDRVWVVYVDRDIQLRRLQERDGLSREEAILRIETQMPLKEKARLADIVIDNNGSIKKLKKQVIKHWRELKMKRIALIAHDEKKDDIIEFARKHYDLLKKCKLIATGTTGKMIIDKVGLEVERMLSGPLGGDQMIGSRVAQEKLDGVIFLRDPLTAQPHEPDITALLRVCDVHNVPLATNLATADLILHKLLEE; this is translated from the coding sequence TTGATAATTGGGCTAACCGGGGGAATTGCCTCTGGTAAAAGTACAGTAAGTAATATTTTGAAGGAACTGGGTGCCTGTATTATTGATGCTGACAGGATTGCTCATAAAATATTAAAAAAAGGCCAACCTGGTTGGAGAGGTGTTGTCGGTTACTTTGGTACAGATATTATTGATGATAAAGGTGAAATAGATAGAAAAAAACTTGGTAAACTGGTTTTTAATAAACCTGAAGAAAGAAAAAAACTGGAAAAAATAACCCATCCAATAATTATCTCACAAATTAAAGATGAAATAGTTTCTCTCAAAAATAAATGCAATTTAATTATTCTTGATGCCCCACTTTTATTTGAAGCCAACCTGGACAGGCTGGTGGACCGGGTCTGGGTGGTTTATGTTGATCGGGACATACAGCTTAGACGTTTACAGGAACGGGATGGGCTTAGCCGGGAAGAAGCCATTTTGAGGATAGAAACCCAGATGCCGCTTAAAGAAAAGGCCAGACTGGCTGATATTGTTATAGATAATAATGGGAGTATTAAAAAACTAAAAAAACAGGTAATAAAACACTGGAGGGAGTTAAAGATGAAGAGGATAGCTTTGATTGCTCATGATGAAAAAAAAGATGATATAATTGAGTTTGCCAGAAAACATTATGACCTTTTAAAGAAATGTAAACTTATTGCAACCGGGACTACCGGGAAAATGATTATTGATAAGGTTGGCCTTGAGGTTGAGAGAATGCTCTCTGGACCACTGGGTGGCGACCAGATGATTGGCTCCAGGGTAGCTCAGGAGAAACTGGATGGTGTAATCTTTTTACGGGATCCCCTTACAGCCCAGCCTCATGAACCTGATATTACAGCCCTGTTAAGGGTCTGTGATGTTCATAATGTACCCCTGGCTACTAACCTGGCAACAGCTGATTTGATTTTGCACAAACTACTGGAAGAATAA
- a CDS encoding ABC transporter substrate-binding protein, whose amino-acid sequence MSKRVGVLLLTLLLVFSVFGVVDAVNNPDTYVHVTIGDQSTLDPHYSYDTGSSELIYQVYETLIDYKGSSVTEFKPLLSTKVPSVENGLIKDGGKTYIFPIRQGVKFSNGNPLTPEDVEYSFERALILDRAYGPIWMFYEPLFGLGSLSDLTKKVVGVEDPKKLTPEQSAKVYAEIDKKIEVDGNNVVFHLENPYPPFLNILAKGASWASILDKEWSIEQGAWDGSPETIAKYHDPVKEDDPLFNKMMGTGPFILVEWVNGDHVIFKRNDNYWREPANFKTVIIKNVDEPTTRILMLKRGDADSISLDYQYFNQIEGVEGIKITRGIPVLQNMTMLFNWDINSKGNEYIGSGKLDGNGIPPDFFTDVHVRRAFSYCFNYEAFIEQVRDGQSMKLRGPIVSPLLGYDENSPVYKLDLEKAEEEFKKAWDGKVWEKGFELTITYNAGNMARKTAADIFKTYIEQINPKFKVNTQVVQWSTFLDQSHRGLLPLQIGGWLADFPDPHNFVQPFIHSQGYYAGKRGENYQKWAVEVGIDDLIEKGITTQDKEEREKIYKKLQQMSHDYAIDVWIDQPLSARIERSWVKGWYPNSMRPGQDFYILDK is encoded by the coding sequence ATGAGTAAGAGAGTAGGTGTTTTATTACTTACACTTCTGTTAGTTTTTTCTGTTTTTGGTGTTGTTGATGCTGTAAATAATCCAGATACTTATGTCCATGTAACTATCGGTGACCAGTCAACTCTTGACCCACATTATTCATATGATACCGGTAGTAGTGAATTAATATATCAGGTATACGAAACTTTAATCGACTATAAAGGTTCCAGTGTAACTGAATTTAAACCTTTACTGTCTACCAAAGTGCCTTCTGTTGAAAATGGTTTAATTAAAGATGGTGGTAAAACCTACATCTTCCCAATTCGTCAGGGTGTTAAATTTAGCAATGGTAACCCCTTAACACCTGAAGATGTTGAGTACAGTTTTGAAAGGGCTTTAATTTTAGACCGTGCTTACGGTCCTATCTGGATGTTCTATGAACCATTATTTGGTCTTGGTTCCCTTTCTGATCTGACCAAGAAGGTTGTTGGTGTAGAAGATCCTAAAAAATTAACTCCTGAACAGTCAGCTAAAGTATATGCTGAAATTGATAAGAAAATCGAAGTCGATGGTAATAACGTTGTTTTCCATCTGGAAAATCCCTATCCTCCATTCTTAAATATCCTGGCCAAAGGTGCTTCCTGGGCCAGTATACTTGATAAAGAATGGTCTATTGAGCAGGGAGCATGGGATGGAAGTCCTGAAACCATTGCTAAATACCATGACCCTGTAAAAGAAGATGACCCACTCTTTAATAAGATGATGGGTACTGGTCCCTTTATTCTCGTTGAATGGGTGAATGGTGACCATGTTATCTTCAAACGTAATGATAATTACTGGCGTGAGCCTGCTAACTTCAAGACTGTAATTATCAAGAACGTTGATGAGCCTACCACCCGTATCTTAATGCTGAAACGTGGTGACGCTGATTCTATCTCCCTAGATTACCAGTACTTCAACCAGATCGAAGGTGTTGAAGGAATTAAGATTACCAGAGGTATTCCAGTTCTTCAGAACATGACCATGTTATTTAACTGGGATATCAATTCCAAGGGTAACGAATATATCGGAAGCGGTAAGCTCGATGGTAATGGTATACCTCCTGATTTCTTCACAGATGTCCATGTAAGAAGAGCTTTCAGCTACTGCTTCAATTATGAAGCATTCATTGAACAGGTAAGGGACGGCCAGTCCATGAAATTACGTGGTCCAATTGTTAGCCCCTTACTCGGTTATGACGAAAATTCACCTGTTTACAAACTTGACCTTGAAAAGGCTGAAGAAGAATTTAAGAAAGCCTGGGATGGTAAGGTCTGGGAAAAAGGATTTGAACTTACCATTACCTATAATGCTGGTAACATGGCCCGTAAGACAGCTGCAGATATATTCAAGACCTATATAGAACAGATTAATCCCAAGTTTAAGGTTAATACCCAGGTTGTTCAGTGGTCAACATTCCTGGATCAGTCACACAGGGGTCTCCTGCCATTACAGATCGGTGGCTGGTTAGCTGACTTCCCTGATCCCCATAACTTTGTACAGCCCTTTATCCACTCACAAGGTTATTATGCCGGTAAACGTGGTGAAAATTACCAGAAATGGGCTGTTGAAGTTGGAATCGATGACCTCATTGAAAAGGGTATAACTACTCAGGATAAAGAAGAACGTGAAAAGATCTATAAGAAGTTACAGCAGATGTCCCACGACTATGCTATCGATGTCTGGATTGACCAGCCATTAAGTGCCAGGATTGAAAGAAGCTGGGTTAAAGGCTGGTATCCTAACTCCATGCGTCCCGGACAGGACTTCTATATCCTGGATAAATAA
- a CDS encoding ABC transporter permease: MTSYIIRRLLILPIILLGVTLLIFSMIMCLSPYQRVANYVTDPTQLKGGDIDLLVKKYGLDDPWYQQYGRWLNNLIHGDLGWSEAAGAPVTQAIKERFPATVELAILAVIPVVMGGIWLGVFSAVHHNDIWDHITRVFAIIGWSFPTFVFGLYILMFFYGVLGWTPPGRLSSWAMELANTSEFVRYTGLNILDGILNGNLAFVWDAVRHLIAPVLTLAVVWWAYILRITRSSMLETLRKDYIRTARAKGVKENVVIQKHARRNALIPVVTVAGPMVLGLLGGIVTVETVFGYRGLGLLAYETATRLDHTGILGVAMYFGLLLILINLAVDVSYAIIDPRIRLE, translated from the coding sequence TTGACTAGTTATATTATAAGGCGTTTACTCATATTGCCTATTATTCTATTAGGGGTTACTCTTCTGATCTTTTCAATGATAATGTGCTTAAGTCCCTATCAGAGGGTAGCCAACTATGTTACTGATCCGACCCAGCTGAAGGGTGGGGATATAGATTTACTTGTAAAGAAATATGGTCTTGATGATCCCTGGTATCAACAGTATGGAAGATGGCTGAATAATTTAATTCATGGTGATTTAGGCTGGTCTGAGGCTGCCGGTGCTCCGGTTACTCAGGCTATAAAAGAGAGATTTCCAGCTACAGTTGAACTGGCTATTCTGGCAGTAATTCCAGTTGTTATGGGGGGGATCTGGCTCGGGGTGTTCTCGGCGGTTCATCATAATGATATCTGGGACCATATTACCCGGGTCTTTGCGATTATAGGATGGTCATTTCCAACCTTTGTTTTTGGTCTATATATATTAATGTTTTTCTATGGTGTTCTCGGTTGGACTCCACCCGGCCGGTTAAGTAGCTGGGCTATGGAACTGGCTAATACTTCAGAGTTTGTAAGGTATACAGGTTTAAATATTCTGGATGGTATTCTTAATGGAAATCTGGCCTTTGTGTGGGATGCTGTCCGTCACCTCATTGCTCCAGTATTGACCCTGGCAGTTGTCTGGTGGGCTTATATCTTGAGGATTACCAGATCAAGTATGCTGGAAACATTAAGGAAGGATTATATCAGGACTGCCCGGGCTAAAGGTGTCAAGGAAAATGTTGTTATTCAAAAGCATGCCCGCAGGAATGCCTTGATACCGGTTGTTACTGTAGCAGGACCCATGGTTCTGGGATTACTGGGTGGTATTGTTACTGTGGAGACAGTTTTTGGCTACCGGGGTTTAGGACTCCTTGCTTATGAAACTGCTACCAGGTTAGACCATACCGGGATTCTGGGTGTTGCTATGTACTTTGGTCTGTTACTTATTCTCATTAACCTAGCTGTCGATGTTTCTTATGCTATTATAGATCCAAGAATAAGATTGGAGTGA
- a CDS encoding ABC transporter permease, with the protein MTWQELFKRLLKNKLSLFGLIIIVFFALIAIFAPFIAPPADPDDPYAIPRSGWIMEPTPPDEDNIFGTTEGSYDIFYGMIWGTRTAFRIGFIVVGISTIIGVIIGTISAYYGGWVDEIVMRITDIFMSIPFLVSALVLTAILGKGLDNVMIALIVFGWMGTARLMRSQVLEIKAEEFVQAASALGAGDLRIIFRHVLLNCIFPVVIQASMRMGSMVITAATLSFLGVGAPPGYADWGQMISFARNWIIGAQGNALSYWYTLVIPGTAITLFCLSWNLIGDAFRDILDPKLQN; encoded by the coding sequence ATGACATGGCAAGAGCTCTTTAAGCGTTTATTAAAAAATAAATTATCTTTGTTTGGGTTAATCATTATAGTATTTTTTGCTCTGATTGCTATATTTGCTCCATTTATCGCCCCACCGGCTGATCCTGATGATCCGTATGCTATTCCCCGGAGTGGCTGGATTATGGAGCCAACCCCTCCTGATGAGGATAATATCTTCGGTACCACTGAAGGTTCCTATGATATATTCTATGGTATGATCTGGGGGACAAGGACCGCTTTTAGGATCGGTTTTATTGTAGTTGGTATCTCAACGATAATTGGTGTTATTATCGGGACTATTTCAGCCTATTATGGTGGCTGGGTAGACGAGATAGTAATGAGGATAACCGATATCTTTATGTCAATACCATTTCTGGTGTCAGCCCTGGTATTGACTGCTATCCTGGGTAAAGGACTGGATAATGTTATGATAGCTCTGATTGTCTTTGGCTGGATGGGTACAGCCCGTTTGATGCGTTCCCAGGTTTTAGAGATAAAAGCCGAAGAATTTGTTCAGGCTGCATCTGCTCTGGGGGCTGGCGATTTGAGGATTATATTCCGCCATGTTCTTTTAAACTGTATCTTCCCGGTAGTAATTCAGGCTTCTATGAGAATGGGGTCTATGGTTATAACAGCTGCTACCCTGAGTTTCCTTGGTGTAGGAGCCCCTCCAGGGTATGCTGACTGGGGACAGATGATATCCTTTGCCCGTAACTGGATTATCGGGGCCCAGGGTAATGCCCTGTCCTACTGGTATACCCTTGTTATCCCGGGAACTGCTATTACATTATTCTGTTTATCCTGGAATTTAATCGGTGATGCTTTCCGCGATATACTTGATCCAAAACTGCAAAATTAA
- a CDS encoding ABC transporter ATP-binding protein translates to MAREKLIDVNNLKTYFYTEQGVSKAVDGVDFEIYPGETLGLVGESGCGKSVTSLSIMGLIPNPPGKIVDGEILFNGKDLTKLSYEELRQIRGNDISMIFQEPMTSLNPVFTVGDQISEAILIHEDVTKEEAMDRAVEMLRKVGIPLPEQRVNEYPHQLSGGMRQRVMIAMALACNPKLLIADEPTTALDVTIQAQILDLINELKEKYQMSIMMITHDLGVIAEISDRVAVMYAGKIVEYTDVKTLFEDPKHPYTWGLINSIPKMNEEVERLVTIPGIVPSPYDLPTGCSYNTRCPLADEKCRSEEPVMEEIAEGHKVRCWHYERVAELKQKIETA, encoded by the coding sequence TTGGCCAGAGAAAAACTTATTGACGTAAATAATCTAAAAACGTATTTCTACACCGAACAGGGTGTATCTAAGGCTGTAGACGGTGTAGATTTTGAGATATATCCTGGAGAAACACTCGGATTAGTTGGAGAATCAGGTTGTGGGAAGAGTGTAACTTCTCTCTCGATTATGGGGTTAATTCCTAACCCTCCGGGTAAAATTGTTGATGGTGAAATATTATTTAATGGTAAGGACCTGACTAAATTAAGCTATGAGGAGTTAAGGCAGATCAGGGGTAATGACATATCCATGATCTTTCAGGAACCGATGACCTCATTAAACCCGGTTTTCACGGTTGGTGACCAGATTTCAGAGGCTATTTTAATTCATGAAGATGTGACTAAAGAGGAAGCCATGGACCGGGCTGTAGAAATGCTTAGAAAAGTAGGTATACCATTACCGGAACAGCGGGTAAATGAATATCCTCATCAGCTCAGTGGTGGAATGAGGCAGAGGGTTATGATTGCTATGGCCCTGGCCTGTAATCCGAAGCTTTTAATTGCTGATGAGCCTACTACAGCCCTTGATGTTACAATCCAGGCCCAGATACTGGACCTGATTAACGAGTTAAAAGAAAAATATCAGATGTCTATTATGATGATTACCCATGATCTGGGTGTTATTGCAGAGATATCTGACCGGGTAGCCGTTATGTATGCCGGTAAAATTGTAGAATATACAGATGTAAAAACCCTGTTTGAAGATCCAAAACATCCCTATACCTGGGGATTGATTAATTCAATTCCAAAGATGAATGAAGAGGTAGAACGACTGGTAACTATACCCGGTATTGTACCCAGTCCTTATGATTTGCCGACTGGTTGTAGTTATAACACAAGGTGTCCTTTGGCTGACGAAAAATGCCGTAGTGAAGAACCGGTTATGGAAGAAATCGCTGAAGGCCATAAGGTAAGATGCTGGCACTACGAGCGGGTAGCAGAATTGAAACAAAAAATTGAAACGGCTTAA